In the Mastacembelus armatus chromosome 17, fMasArm1.2, whole genome shotgun sequence genome, one interval contains:
- the pigk gene encoding GPI-anchor transamidase isoform X2 translates to MKILTLLSVFSTFLFVDSINIEDNAGQFFSSGHTNNWAVLVCTSRFWFNYRHVANTLSVYRSVKRLGIPDSHIVLMLADDMACNHRNPKPATVFSHKNMELNVYGDDVEVDYRGYEVTVENFLRVLTGRLPPSTPRSKRLLSDDRSNILIYLTGHGGNGFLKFQDSEEISNVELADAFEQMWQKRRYNELLFIIDTCQGASMYERFYSPNLMALASSQVGEDSLSHQPDLAIGVHLMDRYTFYLLEFLEDIHPASKTNMNDLRSTCHRDHCSSLPPTLLHQETQSKHLKCLLKDSVYPQLMLTILSTFPVFEDALFVLVLFGEIKDRYYGFP, encoded by the exons ATGAAAATACTCACTTTATTAAGCGTGTTTTCTACGTTTTTGTTTGTAGACAGCATTAACATTGAG GATAACGCAGGTCAGTTCTTCAGCAGCGGTCATACGAACAACTGGGCTGTTCTG GTGTGCACATCCAGATTCTGGTTCAACTACCGCCATGTGGCCAATACACTGTCTGTGTACAGAAGTGTTAAGAGGCTGGGTATTCCGGACAG CCACATAGTTCTGATGCTGGCTGATGATATGGCTTGTAACCACAGGAACCCCAAACCTGCCACAGTGTTCAGCCACAAGAACATGGAGCTGAATGTGTATGGTGATGATGTGGAAGTAGACTACCGAGGATATGAG gTAACAGTGGAGAACTTCCTGCGAGTTTTGACTGGGAGACTGCCTCCCAGTACTCCACGCTCCAAACGCCTCCTCTCTGATGACCGAAGCAACATCCTCATATACTTGACAG GCCATGGTGGAAATGGCTTTCTGAAGTTCCAGGACTCTGAGGAGATTAGCAATGTGGAGTTGGCTGATGCCTTTGAGCAGATGTGGCAGAAAAGAAG GTACAATGAGCTGCTCTTCATCATTGACACCTGTCAGGGTGCCTCCATGTATGAGAGGTTCTACTCTCCAAACCTTATGGCTTTGGCAAGCAGCCAAGTTGGAGAAGACTCCCTGTCG CACCAGCCAGATTTGGCCATAGGAGTCCATTTGATGGACCGTTACACTTTCTACCTGCTGGAGTTCCTGGAAGATATCCACCCTGCAAGCAAAACTAACATGAATGACCTG AGATCCACATGCCACAGGGACCACTGCTCATCCCTGCCACCTACTCTGCTTCACCAGGAGACACAATCAAAACACCTCAAATGCTTACTCAAGGACTCAGTTTATCCTCAACTAATGCTTACTATTCTTTCCACTTTTCCTGTGTTTGAAGATGCGCTCTTTGTTCTCGTGCTATTTGGAGAAATTAAAGATCGATATTATGGATTTCCTTGA